In Deinococcus proteolyticus MRP, a single genomic region encodes these proteins:
- a CDS encoding polyphenol oxidase family protein, protein MSGTPFLIRSPLIGLPHGFTTRRGGRSGGPFAGLNLDDRQDDPVTVAENRRLAAGALGYRLAEVARLEQVHGLEVLPARPGVQTGDALVTADPDLLLAIGTADCYPILLADEEAGVIGAAHAGWRGTVGRIAERTLAAMTELGARPERTRAAIGVGICAAQYPVGAEVAQTFAAAGLGDHLDGKRHLDLGGANRQVLLEAGLAPQHLWQAGGCSTEADFYSYRRDAGVTGRMWGLIGLRQQRAGSAAGEVGR, encoded by the coding sequence GTGTCAGGCACTCCCTTTCTTATTCGCAGCCCCCTGATAGGACTGCCGCATGGCTTTACCACCCGCCGTGGTGGCCGGTCGGGCGGCCCGTTCGCGGGGCTGAATCTGGACGACCGCCAGGACGACCCGGTGACTGTGGCCGAAAACCGCCGGCTGGCCGCTGGAGCGCTGGGCTACCGCCTGGCCGAGGTGGCCCGGCTGGAGCAGGTGCATGGGCTGGAGGTGCTGCCGGCCCGCCCCGGCGTACAGACTGGCGACGCGCTGGTCACCGCCGACCCGGACCTGCTGCTGGCCATCGGCACCGCCGACTGCTACCCCATCCTGCTGGCCGATGAGGAAGCCGGCGTGATTGGCGCGGCGCATGCGGGCTGGCGCGGCACGGTGGGCCGCATTGCGGAGCGCACGCTAGCGGCCATGACCGAGCTGGGCGCCCGTCCAGAACGCACCCGCGCCGCCATCGGCGTGGGCATCTGCGCCGCGCAGTACCCGGTGGGCGCGGAGGTGGCCCAGACGTTCGCCGCCGCTGGCCTGGGCGACCACCTGGACGGCAAGCGCCATCTGGACCTGGGCGGGGCCAACCGGCAGGTGCTGCTGGAAGCGGGGCTGGCACCGCAGCACCTCTGGCAGGCAGGGGGGTGCAGCACGGAGGCCGACTTCTATTCGTACCGCCGCGACGCCGGCGTCACCGGGCGGATGTGGGGCCTGATTGGGCTACGCCAGCAGAGGGCCGGGTCCGCAGCTGGGGAGGTGGGGCGGTGA
- a CDS encoding YqeG family HAD IIIA-type phosphatase produces MKLLRPGDVIRSVADITPEFLAARGLRGLLLDLDNTLVPYHSYDDFPRSARWVEEMTGSGIRLALLSNATVKRAEEWRGRLALEGVGMAGKPNPAAFRRAARALGLPPQQVGMVGDQLFTDVLGGNLAGLHTILVHPLIDNALPHTRIARMLERRVLARHGHAWGPEVWQPGGAEDGYGK; encoded by the coding sequence CTGAAGCTGCTGCGGCCGGGCGATGTGATTCGCAGTGTGGCGGACATCACCCCGGAGTTCCTGGCTGCCCGTGGCCTGCGCGGACTGTTGCTGGACCTGGACAACACCCTGGTGCCCTACCACTCCTACGACGACTTTCCCCGCTCGGCCCGCTGGGTGGAGGAGATGACCGGCTCCGGCATCCGGCTGGCGCTGCTCAGCAACGCCACCGTGAAGCGCGCCGAGGAATGGCGGGGGCGCCTGGCGCTGGAGGGGGTCGGCATGGCCGGCAAACCCAACCCGGCCGCCTTTCGCCGTGCGGCCCGCGCTCTGGGACTTCCGCCGCAGCAGGTAGGTATGGTCGGCGACCAGCTGTTCACCGATGTGCTGGGCGGCAATCTGGCCGGCCTACACACCATCTTGGTCCACCCACTGATCGACAACGCCTTACCTCACACCCGCATCGCACGGATGCTGGAGCGCCGGGTCCTGGCCCGTCACGGCCATGCCTGGGGGCCGGAGGTTTGGCAGCCTGGCGGAGCAGAGGATGGGTATGGAAAGTAA
- a CDS encoding enoyl-ACP reductase FabI, protein MSLSIDMSDKRALVMGVANARSLGWAIAERLLEAGCQVGFSYQGERLRGELEKLTAGRPGTWIQQCDATSEEDLSALFQRVKDEFGELDFLVHAIGFAPKAAMDGRFIDTTSDDWNTALNVSAYTLVSAARHAEPLLRDGGSIVSLTFQASQRVVPKYNVMGAAKAALEASTRYLAVELGERQIRVNTISAGPMRTIAARSIPAFAMLYSNAAESAPLGRNPTPEEVGNLGLYLLSDLSTGITGQTVYVDSGASIATVKAPAPQE, encoded by the coding sequence ATGAGTCTTAGCATCGATATGTCGGACAAGCGCGCCCTGGTAATGGGGGTGGCCAACGCCCGGTCCCTGGGCTGGGCCATCGCAGAGCGGCTGCTGGAAGCGGGCTGCCAGGTGGGCTTTTCCTACCAGGGCGAGCGGCTGCGCGGCGAGCTGGAAAAGCTGACGGCGGGCCGCCCCGGCACCTGGATTCAGCAGTGCGACGCCACCAGCGAAGAAGACCTGAGCGCCCTGTTTCAGCGGGTAAAGGACGAATTCGGTGAGCTGGACTTTCTGGTGCACGCCATCGGCTTTGCGCCCAAGGCAGCGATGGACGGCCGCTTTATCGACACCACGTCCGACGACTGGAACACCGCGCTGAACGTGAGCGCCTACACCCTGGTCAGCGCGGCCCGCCACGCCGAGCCGCTGCTGCGTGACGGCGGCAGTATCGTCAGCCTGACCTTCCAGGCCTCGCAGCGCGTGGTGCCCAAGTACAACGTGATGGGCGCCGCCAAGGCCGCTCTGGAAGCCTCCACCCGTTACCTGGCCGTGGAGCTGGGCGAGCGGCAGATTCGCGTGAACACCATCAGCGCCGGGCCGATGCGGACCATCGCCGCCCGCTCGATTCCGGCCTTTGCCATGCTGTACAGCAACGCCGCCGAGAGTGCCCCGCTGGGCCGCAACCCCACTCCCGAGGAGGTGGGGAACCTGGGCCTGTACCTGCTGAGCGACCTGAGCACCGGCATCACCGGGCAGACCGTGTATGTGGACAGCGGCGCCAGCATCGCCACGGTCAAGGCGCCCGCACCCCAGGAGTAA
- a CDS encoding M42 family metallopeptidase encodes MNTLKRQDLPLLDLDYTLDVLIRLLDTPSPTGFTEEAVALIEAELAAMGVTGTRNRKGALSWEIPGRREGHVTFSGHVDTLGAMVKAIKPSGRLALSMLGSYDWATIEGEDVKVHTQLGRVLTGTVVNIKQSGHVHGAALRDLKREASVMEVRLDEVTASASETRVLGVEVGDFVSLDARPRLLPSGYLKSRHIDNKAAVALFLALTRALLAESPQRTVAFHVTTYEEVGHGAATGIPAHTEELIAVDMAAVGEGQTSSEHHCTLCVADSGGPYDHALSSRLRQVAARCGVDLKVDIYPYYASDGTAAWRAGGDFPVALIGPGVDASHAYERTHTQALEQTGRLMLAYALEGSEG; translated from the coding sequence ATGAACACCCTCAAACGCCAAGACCTGCCCTTGCTGGACCTGGACTACACCCTGGACGTGCTGATTCGCCTGCTGGATACGCCCAGCCCCACCGGCTTCACCGAGGAAGCGGTGGCGCTGATCGAAGCCGAGCTGGCCGCCATGGGCGTGACCGGCACCCGCAACCGCAAGGGAGCGCTCAGCTGGGAGATTCCCGGCCGCCGTGAGGGCCATGTGACCTTCAGCGGACACGTGGATACCCTGGGGGCCATGGTCAAGGCCATCAAGCCGTCGGGCCGACTGGCCCTGAGCATGCTGGGCAGCTACGACTGGGCCACCATCGAGGGCGAGGACGTGAAGGTTCACACCCAGCTGGGCCGGGTCCTGACCGGCACCGTGGTCAACATCAAGCAGAGCGGGCATGTCCACGGCGCCGCCCTGCGCGACCTGAAGCGCGAGGCGAGCGTGATGGAAGTGCGGCTGGACGAGGTGACCGCTTCGGCCAGCGAGACGCGGGTGCTGGGGGTGGAGGTCGGCGATTTCGTGTCGCTGGACGCCCGGCCACGCCTGCTGCCGTCGGGCTATCTCAAGTCGCGCCACATCGACAACAAGGCGGCGGTGGCGCTGTTCCTGGCGCTGACCCGCGCCCTGCTGGCTGAATCGCCGCAGCGCACGGTGGCCTTTCACGTGACCACCTACGAAGAAGTCGGGCACGGGGCGGCCACCGGCATTCCCGCACACACCGAGGAACTGATTGCCGTGGACATGGCGGCTGTGGGCGAGGGCCAGACCAGCTCCGAGCACCATTGCACCCTGTGCGTGGCCGACAGCGGCGGCCCCTACGACCACGCGCTGAGCAGCCGGCTGCGGCAGGTGGCGGCCCGCTGCGGCGTGGACCTGAAGGTGGACATCTACCCCTACTACGCTTCCGACGGCACGGCTGCCTGGCGGGCCGGCGGCGACTTCCCGGTGGCCCTGATCGGCCCTGGGGTGGACGCCAGCCACGCCTACGAGCGCACCCACACCCAGGCCCTGGAGCAGACCGGCCGGCTGATGCTGGCCTACGCACTGGAAGGCAGCGAAGGCTAA
- the ypfJ gene encoding KPN_02809 family neutral zinc metallopeptidase translates to MEWKNLPGSGRGFENRGGGRGGGLAVGGIGGLLLMLVAAFFGIDPRVVTNSGLVQTEQTQPQTESGQNDELSQFLNKIAGSTDKVWADIFTEEGLKYNSPNFVRFSGQTQTGCGTGTSGVGPFYCPLDSTVYLDPSFFTEMQQQLGGGGDFAYSYVIAHEVGHHIQNELGIADQVQRQQQRLPEAQGNQLSVRMELQADCFAGVWGNRVSDLAQLTQDDVREAVDTAAAIGDDTLQSRGRGYVQPDSFTHGTSEQRVNWFMRGFKSGDADQCETFKQDYSQL, encoded by the coding sequence ATGGAATGGAAAAATCTTCCCGGCAGTGGCCGTGGGTTCGAGAACAGAGGCGGTGGCCGTGGCGGCGGCCTGGCGGTCGGCGGTATCGGCGGCCTGCTCCTGATGCTGGTGGCGGCCTTTTTCGGCATTGACCCCCGCGTGGTGACCAACAGCGGTCTGGTGCAGACCGAGCAGACCCAGCCCCAGACCGAAAGCGGCCAGAACGACGAGCTGAGCCAGTTCCTCAACAAGATTGCCGGCAGCACCGACAAGGTCTGGGCCGACATCTTCACTGAGGAAGGGCTGAAGTACAACTCGCCCAACTTCGTACGGTTCAGCGGCCAGACCCAGACCGGTTGCGGCACCGGCACCAGCGGCGTCGGCCCCTTTTACTGCCCGCTGGACAGCACCGTGTATCTGGACCCCAGCTTTTTCACCGAGATGCAGCAGCAGCTGGGCGGCGGCGGCGACTTCGCCTACTCCTACGTGATCGCGCACGAGGTGGGCCACCATATCCAGAACGAACTGGGCATCGCCGACCAGGTGCAGCGCCAGCAGCAGCGCCTGCCCGAAGCTCAGGGCAACCAGCTGAGCGTGCGTATGGAGCTGCAGGCCGACTGCTTCGCGGGCGTGTGGGGCAACCGGGTGTCCGACCTGGCGCAGCTGACCCAGGACGACGTACGTGAAGCGGTGGACACCGCCGCCGCCATTGGTGACGACACCCTGCAGTCGCGTGGGCGCGGCTACGTGCAGCCCGACTCCTTTACCCACGGCACTTCCGAGCAGCGGGTGAACTGGTTTATGCGCGGCTTCAAAAGCGGCGACGCCGACCAGTGCGAAACCTTTAAGCAGGACTACAGCCAGCTCTAA